taaataaaatttaaaaaataataatttctctaTAAAGCTTTACATACTCTCCAACAAATAAGCATATCAGCAGTGAAAAGGCTAGACAAACACAAGAAACAGGAATGGAAAGAGACATATAGGGAACATACCTGTCTTGGATCAATCATAAAGGATCTCTCACTAAAAGAGAATAAGTGGCCATACACATTTCTTGTGCTAAAGGCCCACCGAAGTCTTCTGCTGATGTCATCATACTGTTCTTCCTGAGCTTACTCCCCAGCTTTCTTGCAAGACATGTAGTCTCACTCTTCTAGGCATGGAGTTTCTGCTGGGTATTTCTACCAGCTGATCTCATGGTCATTACTGGTTGCTAAAAGGCAAAGCTCCATTGATCCCAAGACTATGGAAACTCTTTTGGCCCAGCTTCTGATTTCATTTAATGTTTCTTAGCTGAGGTGCTCCTTCTTCCTTGTAGGAAAAGGGAATTCCATTGTTGATCCTTTCATTTAAAACTCAAAGCCCTTTGCTGCCATAGCTCATTTGGAAGAAGGCAAAAACTCCTAACAAATCCCTTCACTGGTCTAAGGGAAAAGCCATTGATGAACCCACTCTGCTTCCCTCTCTCACCCCAGGAAAAGGATTTAACTATCTCAGAGCCAGATGTTTGTGTATAACTAGAATATAACTAGAGAAAACTAAGTAACCTAGTGGCGAGATAACTTAGCCTGGAGTTAATCTAAGTTAAAGTCTGGATTCAAATACtcattagctgggtgaccttcagtaagtcacttaccttggtttgcctcagtttcctcaactgtgaaatgggactaataataggACCACTCTCCTAGAGTTTTTTTgaaatttatacacacacacagacacacacacacacacacacacacagagagagagagagagagagagagagagagatacatacaATGCTTCTTTCCTAagtagaggggaaaatagaattcaagatcaataaacaaattaaattaaaactatagTCTCTCTGCCCCACCTATTGCTCAAGACAGTGATCCTACACCATGGATTCCAGGAAAGAAgtaaataaacatgtattaagtacttactatgtccCAAGcccaaatataatctcatttgatcttcacaacaaccctaggatataggtactattattatcctcattttacagttgagaaaactgaggcaaacagaggttgtaacttgcccagggtaacagtaGTGTCTGTGGTTAGATTTAATTAAATCAGCATTCTAgctactgggccacctagttgccctcaatACCCTGAATCACTTGGCTGGGATATTATAAGCAAGGGCCTAGAAAAGAGGTAATGATTTATGTAGGAAATAAATGCTGACATGATACCCAAATACCTATATGCTTAGAAAGAGTAGACTGGGACCAACAAAGCAAAAGCATTTTGAACAGAAGAGAGCTGATTATCATAgagagctttaagatttgcaaaagcaTTTCCCATATATTATCTCAAATGATCCTGACAGCAACCCTGCTAATCAAGGCCCACAGATATTATCATGCCTACAAGGTGAAGATTGTGAAGCTGAATGGTCACATTATTTGTGATAGTGAAAGTCAGGGGTTTATAGTTCAGGCTTTCTTGTTAAATCTAAATATTGTTAAATCATCAATAGGTATAAGAGCTGGATCTTGTGATCTCATTGGTATAGGGTTGGTATAGGGaacttttaaatgaggaaattcccatTACTTATTCAGGCCACCACTTTTGCTGAAATCTAGATCCTTAGTCAAGGTTGGTCTTGAATATGGTCTTCCTGTATTTAGGACCAACTGCTTAGATCTATAATCACAAAAAGGCAATAGCACTTTACCAAGCAACAGTATAGAAATCGCATTGAAATAATTGTCAACCAGGGTTCCAAGGAAAAGACAATGCAACCCACCAAATCAATCAACATGAAGTAATTAAGCACCagctatgtgcctggcactgtccTAGATACTAGGGAtacagaaaaaaggagggaatcaATCCATACGCACAATGAGACTATACTCACAATCTGTCCCTTACAATGAGATGGGCTACAGACATATCTACAAATATGCACAGCATAAACACAAGGTAGCCAATGTACACACACAATTACAATGTACACAATTAgggagagaaggcactagcatttgggaggatcaggaaatgcttcaggTAGAAGATGGTAGAAGAAACAGGTGTGCACTGCTATAATAGATGATGAGCTGCCCCTCACTTTATATAAAATCTTGGAAATcattggggtggggggatgaTAGAAGAGGTTCATATTGGAATATatgttggactaggtgatctctgtCCTGTCCACCATTTATTTACAATGAGATTTTGTTTCTGCGAATTATACAGGCTCCTGAAAGTATAACTAATGCCACAGTGactcccttcccctttttcctATACTAGTAACTGATATCTCCTCAAgtttctctctatctttttcttctaGGTGTGATGGATTTAAGCAGGCTCTTGTGCCAtttattcagttttcttatctccaTTCTTCTCCTTGAGATACCCACATTGGCCTCAGGTAGGAATGTTTGTTTCTCCATGTCTCATAGTGGGGTTCAATGGATTGAGGTGTAAGTTAAAGAGATTCCATTCCCAGCTGTATCATTTTCCTCTAAGTCTTTTCCTCATGGATTAACCCCTCAAATCCTCATCCCTCATATCACTTCCTGGAATTTTCACtagtttccctttctctcccttctgggGACTTCTCGATATCTTTAGCATTTTTACCTCTCTTCCCTTCTATCCTTCCATTAgatctctttcattctctctccatcctctcctccctcatttttcccattttccatcaCACTTGAGATCAccacctttcttccctttctagccctctTGCTTCTGCTATGTTCTTCTCTGAGCACTGGTATATTCTTTCAAACTGATTGAACAGGGAAGTTCTCAGTGATTGGACCTACAGAACCCATCCAGGTCTCAGTGGGGGAAGTTGCAGAGTTGCCATGTCACCTCTCTCCAACACAAAGCGCAGAGCACATGGAGGTGGTCTGGTTCCAATCCACTCGCCTGGTACATCTTTATCGAGATGGGGAAGATCACCTTAGAGACCAGGACCAGGATTACAAAGAGAGGACAGAACTAGTGAAAGACTCTCTTGCTAGTGGAAATGTCACTCTGAAGATACGGGATGCAAGACTCTTAGATGAAGGAAATTACAAGTGtcattttgaagatgattttcatCTAGAGGAAGCTGATGTGATGCTAAGAGTCTCAGGTGAGGATCTGAAGCCTGAACTGGGATGATGGGGTATAACATGCTTTCTTCCCAACTGGTGATTACTGTCCtgccaaagagataatacatTTGAGAATTATTTTGCTATGGCATGGATGATGTAACAAAATCAAATCTGTAAGCTAATGAAATTTTATTAAGCCTTTGCTATGTGTCGAGCCCTAGACTAAACACTGAGATTACAAAaaggagcaaaaaagaaaaagtctgtcctcaaggagcttaaactctaatgaaggaagacaacatataaaggaAAGTGAATGTGGAAGACAGGGAGTAAAGGCACCTACATGAAGCCATGGTAGAAATAGAAGTCATTGTTAAGGGCCTGGGACCACAGAAGTTGGGAAGATAAATTTCATATAGATTCCAGAGGGTAGGTTCCttggaaaaaagaatataaatcaagaaagtgaaaagaattagaagatgagcaaatggaggagaaaaggaagggttGTAGAAAGCTAAACATCATTATCCAACTGACTTCTtactccttctctttccccaagtCATAGAAGACCAGTATATACAGTGTATTTCATAGCTAGCAGCACATAAGGGTCATAAAAACCAAGTACTTCCCATACTAATCTGAATAGGGAATATGATGAGctttaaagtacttttaaaatatggACTGAGCATGGAAATGCTGATGCTGGGGTATTGGTAGCATAGGATAATCCCAAAACAAAGACTGAGAAAATATAAGGGCAAATGAATGAAATTAAGACAGTTTGTAGGCtgagaatactttttcatataaGTATGTAACATATATAGCATATGTTATTTCATAGTTAATCATTAGAAGAGGGGTATTGATTgcactaaaattattttctggaatcaatttattattaattttttgctaactaaaatattttcaaagaaaacagtTTGGGAAATAGCCATAAGTATAAGATCTCCAAATTTAATCAAAGACTTTGATAACTTTTCTCATGATCTCCCCAAGAACAAGCCAAAGAAATTAGGACTGAACAATAGATAGGTCAGCTCCTTTTTGAGATGGATTCAGGGTACCTTGGCCTTTGGCCTTAAAGATTTCACCTTTCACTGGTTTGTTCACTTTCTTTGATACCTAAATCACAATTCCTAAATGGTCCCCAATCCTCCTTGACATTCTGGATTTGCAGGTCAATCTCAATGTATCCCTTCTTTGATCATTGCTGCCAAAACTCCTAAGTGTCTTCTATactattcttctttccttcctatttattCTCTGGTCACCCTTCAGATTACAGAATGAATCTTCTAGTATTTACTAAGAAGAGGAAGGTAAATGTTCATAAGAAGCCCATTGAAAAGAAATTGATGCAATCCCCAATGGCATGTTCCTTGACTTCCTAGATATTCTAGTTAGATTTACCCAGTTCTAGCTATGCAAACCtgttcttccttcctgcctcatTAGCTCTAAATATTTCTCCTTAAACAAACCTGACCTCATCAGCAGTTTCTCTAAGTCAAGAAAAGCATGTGCCTTCTGAAAGAAACATAGTGACAAATGTGGGATAGTGAAAACTGTAGGATCTCTCATAAAACTGCAAGATCCCTCATCTCTAGTTCTGAGTCAGAGGAGATTGAGGACATGAGATTGCCCTCACTAACATGTTTGGAGGGGGGCTTGTATTTTAGGTGAAGAAGCTAAGCCAGTGTTGGTTTCCTGGATGATCGTTTTTATTGTATACATCACTGCCTTCTGGGTGCTCACTTTAAGCTTTTTTGTGTGGATCATCCTGCGATACCAAGGTAATTATGAAGAAAAACTGGGGCAAAGACATCCAATCTGACCCAACAGATTGTTCTGGGAAGAGGGCACAAGACTTTTAGAACCTAGAGAGTCCTGTTGACCTTTGCTAGGTTCTGGTTACTTACCCCGGTATACCTGGGGCCGAAATCCTAAAAAGGATAATTCTTCTCAAAATACCACCCTTGTGCCCCTGTATAAACTTTTCCTGTATAAACATATCTCGTCAGTTAGAGACCTCTAAGAGAAGGGAGCATGCTTATCCATCCCAGGGTCTTTTTACCAACTATTTACTCCACAAAACCATTGCCTACTCTGGGCAAA
This sequence is a window from Monodelphis domestica isolate mMonDom1 chromosome 3, mMonDom1.pri, whole genome shotgun sequence. Protein-coding genes within it:
- the LOC103095529 gene encoding myelin-oligodendrocyte glycoprotein-like isoform X1, producing the protein MLPLESSQGVMDLSRLLCHLFSFLISILLLEIPTLASGKFSVIGPTEPIQVSVGEVAELPCHLSPTQSAEHMEVVWFQSTRLVHLYRDGEDHLRDQDQDYKERTELVKDSLASGNVTLKIRDARLLDEGNYKCHFEDDFHLEEADVMLRVSGEEAKPVLVSWMIVFIVYITAFWVLTLSFFVWIILRYQEHLTQTGPWLWEINGILVVTWSYEIGIAMYFLWILLRCQGFSHTEESDKLDWMDWVAFLISLFLPWRMTVTLLTLFKGLCCCKIKGCCELSERNPRTSPNNL
- the LOC103095529 gene encoding myelin-oligodendrocyte glycoprotein-like isoform X2 produces the protein MDLSRLLCHLFSFLISILLLEIPTLASGKFSVIGPTEPIQVSVGEVAELPCHLSPTQSAEHMEVVWFQSTRLVHLYRDGEDHLRDQDQDYKERTELVKDSLASGNVTLKIRDARLLDEGNYKCHFEDDFHLEEADVMLRVSGEEAKPVLVSWMIVFIVYITAFWVLTLSFFVWIILRYQEHLTQTGPWLWEINGILVVTWSYEIGIAMYFLWILLRCQGFSHTEESDKLDWMDWVAFLISLFLPWRMTVTLLTLFKGLCCCKIKGCCELSERNPRTSPNNL